DNA sequence from the Candidatus Aenigmatarchaeota archaeon genome:
CAGTTGTCAAACAAACTGTAGATGGGAGAATGGGAAGGAAGTGGTTCTTGTAGTAGTCGATCCACCAAAATATTGTCAAGTTTATATGAATAAGAATGGGCAAATATCACCTAATGGTATATCCTTGAATTTAGTTGAAAACAAAATAATTGTTGATGGTTTCAATTGTTTGAGTGGTTTGAGTTCAGATAAAGGTAATTGGGTTGTAACACTTGTTTGCACAGGTATGGAGGAGGATACGGCTGCTATTAAAGGGGTGGGTTGATGAGGGGTAAATTCATTTTAAGTCTTATAATTCTATTCTTTGTTTTTTCAGCATCAATGGCTGTTGTTTGCGATGAAAGTAGAAGAGGAAATTATGGAAGGGATGTCTGGAACGGCACTAAATGTTATCAATGTCAGCCACCAAATTGGGTCCAGGTTGACCAGTGTCAGTGTTGTCAAGACGGTTACTGTTTTTATGGTTCAAATGATGAAAATGACCCAATATACTCAAATTGTATTAAAGGCGGTGGTACACCAATAGATTATAAATGTCAAGATTATAAGGATTGTAGAACTTGTCTAGATTGTGGGGATTTTAAGTGTTATGGAATTCTTCATTCTTGTGGATGGTGTAAGAACACAAATACATGTCATATGGGGACATCTTCGGGTCCTGATGACGGAAGCTGTTCTAAAAGTCAATGGACCTGGGATTATTCTGAATGTCCTACTTCAATGTTAACAACCCCTGAGGCAACCTTGCCTATAACAACATCACATACTGTGCCAACAAGTGTTGGGGCAACAACTACAACGTCTGGGGGAACTACAACCCCATCCATTTTTGAAATATCTACATGTACTGAAATAAAAACTTCGGGATATTACAAACTTAAAACACATATAACAAATGCAGAACCTGATTGTATAAAGATAAATGCTGATAATGTTGTTTTTGATTGTAGTGGAGGAGGTGATATAAAATTATCAATAACCGGTAGAGGTGGGGGTTCGGGAATTACAATTTTAGGAAAAAATAATATAGAAATAAAAAATTGTATAATTTCTAATTTTGCTGATGGTATTCATTTGGAAGGTAAAAATAACCTTATAAAGGATAACATGATAATATCAAATAATTACGGTATTGTCTTAACAAGCGCAAAATATAATATTTTTCCAAAAGATAATATAATAGAGCATAATATTTTGAAAAATTGTAAAAATAAAGCAATTATTTTGAAAAATGGGGAAAATAATAAAATAATAAATAATAAAATAGAATTTTCTATAGATGGTATTTGTATAGATAATGGAAACAGAAATATAATATTTAAAAATGAAATTATTTCAACTTATTTTGGGATTGATTTAATTGGAATTTCAAATAAAATAGAAGAGAATAATATATTAGATTCTATTTCAGAAGGCATTCATATAGATGGGAATAATAATATATTGAATAAAAATAAAATATGTAAGAACTCAGATAATATATACGATATTTATGTAAAAGATAGTCTTAAAGCAACTGGTAATGAAAACACATGTTCTCTTACTTACAATTATAATGATGAAGGTTTGACTTCTGGTTGCAAATACTGTTGTCCAGAAACTGTGGAACCACCCTCAGAACAACCACAAACAGGAGAGGAAACCTCATTCACCTTTACACCACCTGAAAATCAATATGCTCTATTATTGGTTATAGGAAGTGGAATAGATCCAGTAGTACAAATTATAGACGCACAGACTGAAATCGAGGTCACACCCACAGAACCAGGAATTTTATTTGCAAGGATGGTATCACTTGAAACATTGAATGTGGTTGGTGCAGAAGTTAGGGTAAACGGTTAACTATTTTTCCTCCCACCCAACACCCCTGACACTAACCTCATTTCCTTTAACATTAAACTTGACAGGAAGCATTTTCTCAATTACTTGAATGTTCGTGATGAAATGGTCTGTTGCCCCCTCTATAGTAATAGAAGATTCACCATGGGCCAATGCAAGGAATGGTAGTATTTGATCTGCCATATATTTATCCAAGCAGGCTCCTGTTTTTAAGGATGTAACAAGTTCTTCAGCTGCCGACTCTCCAATCTTCTCACCCATAAATCCCCTCTCACCAAGAGATGATGCTCCTAAGATAGAATTCTCGCAAAGGGCATAGCAAGTGCAACTTGAACCAGAAGATGGTGTTTGACTCTCCCCATAAACCACAGAAACTTTCTTGTCTGGGTAATGGAACTGAAAAACTTTTAGAGCACTTTCACATTGTTCCTTGGCGACACCCTTTAAAAAACTTCCACAGAAGGAATCTATATAGAGGTTCAATATTTCTCCCCGAGATTTGCAGACCCAGGCCCTGAGTTTGTTTGTTGGTTTAGAGGATACTTTGACCACACCCCCACCTTTTGGGTAATATCCATGCTTCACTATTTCTATATCCAAGCTTGCTCCGAGTTTTTTGAGTAGAGGAAATGTCACATTCTTATAGTATTGTACTGTTGGGGACCAACTTACCTCTGTACCTCCTTTTATTTCCAAAGTCACTGGTTTTTCATTAAATATTAGTATTGGCAGAAGGGTTTGTATTAACAAAGTTACACTCCCAGCAGTACCTATATCTATCTTCTTTGATTTTACCTCAAATCCCTGAGGTGTAAACTGGACTGTTGTTGATCCTTCCTTGAGACCATGGACCACGGCATCGCAAAACTCGGCTACAACCTTTATTCCCATCAAATGTTGTGGTCTTAAACCTGGTTTGGCTTCCCTCCTGTTTGTTCTTATATTTGTAATTTTCACGGGCTCATTTGTAAGTGCTGACAAACCTATTGCTGTCCTTAGGACTTGGCCACCACCTATTGATCCATCTATCTCTATCATAAATAATTATTTTGATTTTTGAGTAAAAGAAACTTATCTATCCTGCCAGTGTTCCCTTCTTTCAAGTTGTTCCCAGCTATAATATCTGTGGCCAATATATCTACCATTTTTCACAACTGGTTGTAATCTTCCCACAGGTTCATCTCCCTTTAAAAAACCATATGTTTCTGGAACTTCGGGAGAACTGGAAGCAAAAGCAATTACTATTCTATCATATTGTGTGGGTAGATCTTCCGGATTTAGGATTACTACCCCATTTCTCTCAAATATTCCTAATCAACAACAATAGAAATAAAAATCAGCCTTCAAAATCATCCAAAACAGTCTTGGCATAATCCATTATCTTCTTGTTTATGTTTATTTGAGCTTCCTCTATTTTTTCTTTTATTTTATCGTCGTTTCCCATGGTATTTTCAATTGTCCACAATACAAGGAGATTTGCCTGCAATTCTGACCAAAAGAAGGCCTTTTCAAGATATCTCTTTATCTTTTCCGGGTCCTTTGCCTTCAAGGCCTCATCTTTCCATGTTTTATAGTGAGGTGTGCATGTGTTTATTATTTCAACGGGATCTAATTTCATATGTTACTATAAGTAAGTAGTAATATTTAAACATTTCTATATTTTATCACTTATTTGTAATTACAATATTAATACCACACAGATATCTAACCAAAAAACAAATAATCTTCAATGGTCAAATCCCCCTTTCAAATAATACTTGAGCTCTTAACCGGTATAATTAACTCCCTAATAGATACCTTCAGGTTTGTGTTTCAGAAAATAGGTGAATTGCTCTTTTCCCTGAGTTTTCTTTCAAGTCTTGGTTTACCCTTCCTGCTGATTTCATCCATAATTGGTGGCGTCTTCCTATATTTTATAACCAAATTCCTAATTGGAAACACAAAAACCCTATTGAAAATAATAATAGCATATGTCGTTCTTGTTCTAATATTGATAATATTAGTGGCAATCACACCTCGATCTCCTGGCCCTTAAATGGGGCTTCAGCTTTAAATCCCATAGAACATAACCTTTCTGAAAAATTCGGAGTGGAATCCCCATGAACACAGAAAACCTTTTTTGGCCTTACCCTTTCTATAAATTCCAATAAATTGCTGTCAGAAGAATGAGCACTAAAATCAAACTTCTTGACATTCATCTTCACCTTAAGATCCAATTCACCATAAACATATCTTCCCGTCTTAAGCAGTCTGTCACCCTCACAATCCGGGACCTGGAAACCGGTCAATATCAATGAACAGTTTTCCCTGTCATGAAGATGCTTCAAATAATAAACAACAGCCCCACCACTAAGCATCCCGCTGGTTGTGATAATTATAGATGGTTTTTTTATTACTCTTTTTCTCTGAGCAGGATGCTGTATAAACCTGACCTTCATCTTCTTCAAACTTGATTTAACAGAATTGTATCTTTTTTGCAGATGGGGATATTTGTTTATGATGTTAGTGGCTTTTTGTGTCATCCCATCTATGAATATGTTTGATTTGAAACCAAAATTCTCTAGAATTAACAAAACTTCTTGTGCCCTTGCTATTGCAAATGAGGATATAACCACAACACCATCATTCAATAAAGTTTCCCTCACCATTTCAGCAAATTTCCCTTCTTCCTTCTCCCTTTCAGGATGCTCCTTCCCAGCATAGGTTGATTCGGTTATAAGGATATCAACCTTTGGGACTTCCCAATCACAACCTCTTATCAACCTTGTATCCTCTGTATTAAAGTCTCCTGTATATAAAATTCTCTTGTTCTGAGTTTCTAAAAGAAACATGCATGACCCAGGTATATGCCCAGCATCCAAAGCCATGATTTTTGTCTTACCTATACTGAAAGGTTTCCTATACTCTATGGAATTGTACTTTCTCAAGGATCTTTTGATGTCCTTTTCACTGAACCTTATTTGTGTATCATCCATGCTTGCTATTTTTAAAGAATCATACCATAGCATCTTGGAAAATGGTTTTGTGATATCCTGACCCATCAAAGGACAATTTTGCCCCTTGTTAAACAAATATGGTATTCCACCAGAATGATCAAGATGTGCATGTGTCAAGAGAATACAACTAACCTTTTCCCTCACATCCTCTGGATATTGGATTGGATTTTCCTGTATCTTAATTCCATAGTCCATCAGTATTTTTTCAGTTCCCGTATCCACGAGGATTCCAGAGGAACCAACTTCATTGCATGCTCCCAAAAAAGATATTTTCATTTAACAAACAACTCCTAAACTTATATTTCTTTGAAGTTAGAAATTTAAAAGGTTAAAACTCAAATTCTCGATTGAAAATTATTTTTAAAGAAAACAACTTAACCTTTATACCACAAAAAAATAAGAGATTATATGCTTGACCTAGCTTTGAAAAATATCCTGAGGCAAAAGACGAGGACAGCATTAACAGTTATTGGGATAATGATAGGTATAGCTGCAATAGTAGCCTTAGGTTCTATTTCAGAAGGACTTAGGGTCATGGTTACCCAGCAATTGGAGCAGACGACTGGAATGATAACTGTTATTCAGCAAGGCGAGGGTGGCCTTATATCCAATTATCTGAGGAGCAGCCTTACCGAGGAACAAGTAAATGAAATATTATCCTACCCCGGAGTCAAGACTGGGACTCCTGTAATAATAATAAGTGGTTATATTGATGAAAACAAGAAGTTTGGCCAACCTGATTTATTCAGGATTGGAGTGGACGCATCGAACATAGATCTATACACAACAGAGGCAGTTAAGATAGAAGAGGGTGAAAAGATAGCTCCTGGTGACAGGGACTATATTAATATCGGTTTTAGATTGGCTGATAAACTTGGACTTGAGGTAGGGGACACATATGAAATAAATGGAACTTCCCTGACAGTCAAAGGAATATTCCAAGAGTTCGGCGACCCACAGGTAGATGATGCAATAATCATGCCAATAGAAACTGCAAAAGAACTATTTGCAAGGGATACCTATGTTGCTGTAATACTTTATCCTGAAAATATAGAAGATGCAGAAGATTTGGCCCAGGATTTGAATGACAACATCAAAGGCATTTATGCTTTCACAGCATCTCAATTATCACAGCAAATAAGCCAGATAATAGACCAAATAGGATTCTTCACAATAGGAATAGCAGCCATTTCAGCAATAGTCGGTGGGTTGGGTGTTATGAATACAATGATAATGTCTGTAATGGAAAGGAGGAGAGAAATCGGTGTCCTCAGGGCAATTGGTGCAACAAGGTCCTATGTCATCAGAATGATAATAATAGAATCGGTCCTCATAAGTGTTATTGGAGGGGCTGTTGGATTGGGGGTTGGATATTTGGGAGCAAAAGCCCTTGAAATTGCAACAAATTACAATGCAAAAGGAATAGTCACACCCAGATTGGCACTTTATTCCTTTATATTTGCCATATTTCTCGGGATTCTAGGTGGTTTTTATCCGGCTAAAAAAGCAGCCGAGTTGAGTCCAATAGAGGCGTTGAGGTATGAATGAAATAATAATAGAAACAAAAAAACTATGCAAGTATTACAATGAAGGAAAGGAGAATGAGATTAAGGCAATAGACAATGTAAACATAAAAATATACAAAGGCGATTTTGTAGCCATAGTTGGGCCTTCTGGAAGTGGAAAAAGCACGCTTCTTCATCTTTTAGGATTGCTCGACAAGCCTTCATGTGGGAAGATATACTTTGATGGCCAGGATGTCTCTGAATTGACAGATGATGAGATGACAAGGCTGAGGAGGGAAAAGATAGGTTTTGTGTTCCAGCAATTCAACTTGATCCCTCTGTTAACGGCAATCGAAAATGTTGAAGTTCCCATGTCACTAGCAGGAAAAAAGGAAGGCGTGAAAGAAAGGGCAAAGGAATTATTAAAGATGGTTGGACTTGGTCATAGATTAAACAACAAGCCACCTGAAATGTCAGGGGGTGAGCAGCAGAGGGTTGCAATAGCCAGGGCACTTGCAAATGATCCGGAAATAATTTTGGCTGATGAACCCACGGGAAATTTGGATACAAAAACAGGGAAAGAAATAATAAATATTTTAAAAAACATGGATAAGAAAGGCTTCACACTTATTATAATAACCCATGATATGGAAATAGCAAAAGTGGCAGAAAAGATAATAAAGATAAAAGATGGTAAAATAGTAGAAGGTGGTTAAATGAAGAAGATTATTTTATTGGTATTGTTATTGATGCCATTGGTTATTGCCGGTGATCAATTCACAATAAATGTT
Encoded proteins:
- a CDS encoding NosD domain-containing protein, with amino-acid sequence MRGKFILSLIILFFVFSASMAVVCDESRRGNYGRDVWNGTKCYQCQPPNWVQVDQCQCCQDGYCFYGSNDENDPIYSNCIKGGGTPIDYKCQDYKDCRTCLDCGDFKCYGILHSCGWCKNTNTCHMGTSSGPDDGSCSKSQWTWDYSECPTSMLTTPEATLPITTSHTVPTSVGATTTTSGGTTTPSIFEISTCTEIKTSGYYKLKTHITNAEPDCIKINADNVVFDCSGGGDIKLSITGRGGGSGITILGKNNIEIKNCIISNFADGIHLEGKNNLIKDNMIISNNYGIVLTSAKYNIFPKDNIIEHNILKNCKNKAIILKNGENNKIINNKIEFSIDGICIDNGNRNIIFKNEIISTYFGIDLIGISNKIEENNILDSISEGIHIDGNNNILNKNKICKNSDNIYDIYVKDSLKATGNENTCSLTYNYNDEGLTSGCKYCCPETVEPPSEQPQTGEETSFTFTPPENQYALLLVIGSGIDPVVQIIDAQTEIEVTPTEPGILFARMVSLETLNVVGAEVRVNG
- the rtcA gene encoding RNA 3'-terminal phosphate cyclase, encoding MIEIDGSIGGGQVLRTAIGLSALTNEPVKITNIRTNRREAKPGLRPQHLMGIKVVAEFCDAVVHGLKEGSTTVQFTPQGFEVKSKKIDIGTAGSVTLLIQTLLPILIFNEKPVTLEIKGGTEVSWSPTVQYYKNVTFPLLKKLGASLDIEIVKHGYYPKGGGVVKVSSKPTNKLRAWVCKSRGEILNLYIDSFCGSFLKGVAKEQCESALKVFQFHYPDKKVSVVYGESQTPSSGSSCTCYALCENSILGASSLGERGFMGEKIGESAAEELVTSLKTGACLDKYMADQILPFLALAHGESSITIEGATDHFITNIQVIEKMLPVKFNVKGNEVSVRGVGWEEK
- a CDS encoding MBL fold metallo-hydrolase, which gives rise to MKISFLGACNEVGSSGILVDTGTEKILMDYGIKIQENPIQYPEDVREKVSCILLTHAHLDHSGGIPYLFNKGQNCPLMGQDITKPFSKMLWYDSLKIASMDDTQIRFSEKDIKRSLRKYNSIEYRKPFSIGKTKIMALDAGHIPGSCMFLLETQNKRILYTGDFNTEDTRLIRGCDWEVPKVDILITESTYAGKEHPEREKEEGKFAEMVRETLLNDGVVVISSFAIARAQEVLLILENFGFKSNIFIDGMTQKATNIINKYPHLQKRYNSVKSSLKKMKVRFIQHPAQRKRVIKKPSIIITTSGMLSGGAVVYYLKHLHDRENCSLILTGFQVPDCEGDRLLKTGRYVYGELDLKVKMNVKKFDFSAHSSDSNLLEFIERVRPKKVFCVHGDSTPNFSERLCSMGFKAEAPFKGQEIEV
- a CDS encoding FtsX-like permease family protein; protein product: MLDLALKNILRQKTRTALTVIGIMIGIAAIVALGSISEGLRVMVTQQLEQTTGMITVIQQGEGGLISNYLRSSLTEEQVNEILSYPGVKTGTPVIIISGYIDENKKFGQPDLFRIGVDASNIDLYTTEAVKIEEGEKIAPGDRDYINIGFRLADKLGLEVGDTYEINGTSLTVKGIFQEFGDPQVDDAIIMPIETAKELFARDTYVAVILYPENIEDAEDLAQDLNDNIKGIYAFTASQLSQQISQIIDQIGFFTIGIAAISAIVGGLGVMNTMIMSVMERRREIGVLRAIGATRSYVIRMIIIESVLISVIGGAVGLGVGYLGAKALEIATNYNAKGIVTPRLALYSFIFAIFLGILGGFYPAKKAAELSPIEALRYE
- a CDS encoding ABC transporter ATP-binding protein, which produces MNEIIIETKKLCKYYNEGKENEIKAIDNVNIKIYKGDFVAIVGPSGSGKSTLLHLLGLLDKPSCGKIYFDGQDVSELTDDEMTRLRREKIGFVFQQFNLIPLLTAIENVEVPMSLAGKKEGVKERAKELLKMVGLGHRLNNKPPEMSGGEQQRVAIARALANDPEIILADEPTGNLDTKTGKEIINILKNMDKKGFTLIIITHDMEIAKVAEKIIKIKDGKIVEGG